The Miltoncostaea oceani genome includes a region encoding these proteins:
- a CDS encoding MauE/DoxX family redox-associated membrane protein, with protein MDLTLRIIVAAVLAGAALAKVRDPRALVAAVGDHGVPPRLRPAVAVALVVVEAALAVLLLVPATARAAGVGVAVLGLVFAGSLGAMRLRGRRRTGCGCFGGTRERPVALLVARALALAAAGALVATGALDRAWPPQEALVAAALAVLALAVGVLTVLVLALYRQVGVLEARLGPRAALELEEEGPPLGAPVPALEELRGRGSELVAFSSPGCRLCAQLVPALAAIEREGHDVHRVDEYERPSDFARFAVPGTPFVVHVIDGVVVAKGLVNTLEQIEELIALGEERLGAAAL; from the coding sequence GTGGACCTGACGCTCCGCATCATCGTCGCCGCGGTCCTCGCGGGCGCCGCGCTCGCCAAGGTGCGCGACCCCCGCGCGCTCGTCGCCGCCGTGGGCGACCACGGCGTCCCACCGCGCCTGCGGCCGGCCGTCGCCGTCGCGCTCGTCGTGGTCGAGGCGGCCCTCGCGGTGCTGCTGCTCGTGCCGGCGACCGCACGCGCCGCGGGTGTCGGCGTGGCCGTGCTCGGCCTCGTGTTCGCGGGCTCCCTCGGGGCGATGCGCCTCCGGGGCCGCCGCCGCACGGGGTGCGGGTGCTTCGGCGGGACGCGCGAGCGTCCGGTGGCGCTGCTCGTCGCGCGGGCCCTCGCCCTCGCCGCGGCCGGCGCCCTGGTCGCGACGGGGGCGCTCGACCGGGCGTGGCCGCCGCAGGAGGCGCTCGTCGCGGCCGCCCTCGCCGTGCTGGCGCTGGCGGTGGGTGTGCTGACCGTGCTGGTGCTCGCGCTCTACCGGCAGGTGGGGGTGCTCGAGGCGCGCCTCGGCCCCCGCGCGGCGCTGGAGCTGGAGGAGGAGGGGCCGCCCCTCGGCGCCCCCGTCCCCGCCCTCGAGGAGCTTCGGGGCCGCGGGTCGGAGCTCGTCGCGTTCTCCTCGCCCGGCTGCCGCCTGTGCGCCCAGCTCGTCCCCGCGCTCGCGGCGATCGAGCGCGAGGGCCACGACGTCCACCGGGTCGACGAGTACGAGCGCCCGTCCGACTTCGCCCGCTTCGCCGTGCCGGGGACGCCGTTCGTGGTCCACGTCATCGACGGCGTCGTCGTCGCGAAGGGGCTCGTGAACACGCTGGAGCAGATCGAGGAGCTCATCGCGCTCGGAGAGGAGCGCCTCGGTGCCGCGGCCCTCTGA
- a CDS encoding DegV family protein, producing MIDPGRRLDAATTAIVVDSSCDVPADVRPPSWRVIPIPVTFGSETLADGVDIDAAGFYARLERADRLPTTAQPSPVVVEEVLRDALATHETVIALPLSRRLSGTVDGVREVAARIDDSRITVVESGSVTVALGLIALRLQAALARGVTAGEAVALVGALSAAHRAVFSLETLEYLQRGGRIGRAQAVAGSLLRVRPILQILDGEVAPHSRVRGAHRVLPAIEEFVVAHSDPDRVLHVAYAHSRRPDVIPELQELVARVRPRAVTELTGEVGPTVGTHAGPGAFVVAFVHDPPDGDGTGRTH from the coding sequence GTGATCGACCCCGGCCGGCGGCTCGACGCCGCCACCACCGCGATCGTCGTCGACTCGTCGTGCGACGTCCCCGCCGACGTGCGCCCCCCGTCGTGGCGGGTCATCCCGATCCCGGTGACGTTCGGGTCGGAGACGCTCGCCGACGGCGTGGACATCGACGCCGCCGGGTTCTACGCGCGCCTCGAACGCGCCGACCGCCTGCCGACGACCGCCCAGCCGTCGCCGGTGGTCGTCGAGGAGGTGCTCCGCGACGCCCTCGCCACCCACGAGACCGTGATCGCCCTGCCGTTGTCGCGCCGCCTGTCGGGGACCGTCGACGGGGTCCGGGAGGTCGCCGCCCGCATCGACGACTCCCGCATCACCGTCGTCGAGAGCGGATCGGTGACCGTCGCCCTCGGGCTGATCGCCCTGCGCCTCCAGGCGGCGCTCGCGCGGGGCGTCACCGCCGGGGAGGCCGTCGCGCTCGTCGGGGCGCTGTCCGCCGCCCACCGCGCCGTGTTCAGCCTCGAGACCCTCGAGTACCTCCAGCGCGGCGGGCGCATCGGCCGCGCCCAGGCCGTCGCCGGATCGCTGCTGCGGGTCCGCCCGATCCTGCAGATCCTCGACGGGGAGGTCGCCCCCCACTCCCGCGTGCGCGGCGCGCACCGGGTGCTGCCGGCGATCGAGGAGTTCGTGGTGGCGCACTCCGACCCCGACCGGGTGCTGCACGTCGCCTACGCCCACTCGCGGCGGCCCGACGTGATCCCGGAGCTGCAGGAGCTGGTGGCGCGCGTCCGGCCCCGGGCGGTGACGGAGCTGACCGGCGAGGTGGGCCCGACGGTCGGCACGCACGCCGGTCCCGGCGCGTTCGTCGTGGCGTTCGTCCACGATCCGCCCGATGGGGACGGCACCGGCCGCACCCACTGA
- a CDS encoding DAK2 domain-containing protein, producing MSGPGTATAPASGEDVARVLAGARAALAARVDEVNDLNVFPVADGDTGTNMLLTAAAVEDAAAATTGLARAERAAALSRAALVGARGNSGMILSQLVRGAAESLAAEDGPLDGAALARALRGASDAAYGAVRAPVEGTMLTVTRRIAERAEGAGTDLAAVLDAALAGGRDGVAETTSLLPVLAAAGVVDSGGLGVTILLEGVAAALTGREPPAAPGGAAPRAPAADHPPSRHRYCTTFLVEGAGMDLDALEATLRAHGDSLLVMGDARQAKVHIHTDAPERAAAAAGAIGAVDAVRWDDMRRQEAARTARLAPRDATPSSCAAVLVADGAGVRELAEGLGAHALAPGGGAAAVAAAIAALAPAGVVVLATGADAADARATGGAEVVEAGSAAALLAALVELDPSGDAGEVAAAMRDAAAGVAAIDVDGAGDALRDALTGALAPVLAGRGPALVTVLVGRDAGVDPAVVEGWVRAAAGDGDVEVEAHDGGQAAPALAVGVE from the coding sequence ATGAGCGGCCCCGGCACCGCCACCGCCCCCGCGTCGGGGGAGGACGTCGCCCGCGTCCTGGCGGGTGCCCGCGCCGCGCTCGCGGCCCGGGTGGACGAGGTCAACGACCTCAACGTCTTCCCGGTCGCCGACGGCGACACCGGCACCAACATGCTGCTCACCGCCGCCGCGGTCGAGGACGCCGCGGCCGCCACGACCGGCCTGGCGCGCGCCGAGCGCGCCGCCGCCCTCTCCCGCGCCGCCCTCGTCGGGGCGCGCGGCAACAGCGGCATGATCCTCTCCCAGCTCGTGCGGGGCGCCGCCGAGTCCCTCGCGGCGGAGGACGGACCCCTCGACGGCGCCGCGCTCGCCCGCGCCCTGCGCGGCGCGAGCGACGCCGCGTACGGCGCGGTCCGCGCGCCCGTGGAGGGCACCATGCTGACCGTCACCCGGCGCATCGCCGAGCGTGCCGAGGGCGCCGGCACCGACCTGGCGGCGGTCCTCGACGCCGCCCTCGCGGGGGGCCGCGACGGGGTGGCCGAGACCACGTCGCTGCTGCCCGTGCTCGCCGCCGCCGGCGTCGTCGACTCCGGCGGCCTCGGCGTCACCATCCTGCTGGAGGGCGTCGCCGCCGCCCTGACCGGACGCGAGCCGCCCGCCGCCCCCGGCGGCGCGGCGCCCCGCGCCCCCGCCGCGGACCACCCGCCGTCGCGCCACCGGTACTGCACGACCTTCCTCGTGGAGGGGGCCGGCATGGACCTCGACGCGCTGGAGGCGACCCTCCGCGCCCACGGCGACAGCCTGCTGGTGATGGGCGACGCGCGGCAGGCCAAGGTGCACATCCACACCGACGCCCCCGAGCGCGCCGCCGCCGCGGCGGGTGCGATCGGGGCCGTGGACGCGGTGCGCTGGGACGACATGCGCCGCCAGGAGGCCGCCCGGACGGCCCGCCTCGCCCCGCGCGACGCCACGCCGTCCTCGTGCGCGGCCGTCCTGGTGGCCGACGGCGCCGGGGTGCGCGAGCTGGCGGAGGGGCTCGGCGCCCACGCCCTGGCCCCCGGCGGCGGGGCCGCCGCCGTCGCCGCCGCGATCGCCGCGCTCGCCCCCGCGGGCGTCGTGGTGCTCGCCACCGGCGCCGACGCCGCCGACGCGCGCGCCACCGGGGGCGCGGAGGTCGTCGAGGCGGGGTCGGCCGCCGCGCTGCTCGCCGCCCTCGTCGAGCTCGACCCGTCGGGGGACGCGGGGGAGGTCGCCGCCGCGATGCGCGACGCCGCCGCGGGCGTCGCGGCCATCGACGTGGACGGTGCCGGCGACGCCCTGCGCGACGCCCTCACCGGCGCGCTCGCCCCGGTGCTGGCCGGGCGCGGCCCGGCGCTGGTGACGGTGCTCGTCGGCCGCGACGCCGGGGTCGACCCGGCCGTCGTCGAGGGCTGGGTCCGTGCCGCCGCCGGCGACGGGGACGTCGAGGTGGAGGCCCACGACGGCGGCCAGGCCGCCCCCGCCCTCGCGGTGGGCGTCGAGTGA
- the dinB gene encoding DNA polymerase IV yields MIAHLDIDAFFAAVEMHRRPELRGRPLVVGGDPHGRGVVATANYAAREFGIRSAMSAAEALRRCPEVVFVRPDIAHYREWSARVWDLVRGMSTAVEVLGLDEGYLELPDEDAGAAADAIRVAVGREVRLSCSLGVATCKVVAKVASDHDKPGGVTVVAPGDEAAFLAPMHVRALPGVGPRTEQRLAAAGITRIGELAALDDEGLRAVAGGRNGEDLRRRARGIDPRRVESVPAERISISSERTFARDVRDGVQLEAIACELAEQVAGVLQRRERAARTVTIKLRYADFSTVTRGWTVRAATDDAAAIRQTACALLRRALAERAGPLRLMGVGVSGLSSERQLTLF; encoded by the coding sequence GTGATCGCCCACCTCGACATCGACGCGTTCTTCGCGGCCGTGGAGATGCACCGCCGCCCCGAGCTGCGCGGACGCCCGCTCGTCGTGGGCGGCGACCCCCACGGGCGGGGGGTGGTCGCGACGGCGAACTACGCGGCCCGCGAGTTCGGGATCCGGTCGGCGATGAGCGCCGCCGAGGCGCTCCGGCGCTGCCCCGAGGTGGTGTTCGTGCGTCCCGACATCGCGCACTACCGCGAGTGGTCGGCGCGGGTGTGGGACCTCGTGCGCGGCATGTCGACAGCGGTCGAGGTGCTCGGGCTCGACGAGGGCTACCTCGAGCTCCCCGACGAGGACGCCGGCGCCGCCGCCGACGCGATCCGCGTCGCGGTCGGCCGGGAGGTGCGCCTGTCGTGCTCCCTCGGCGTCGCGACGTGCAAGGTCGTCGCGAAGGTCGCCTCCGACCACGACAAGCCCGGCGGCGTCACCGTCGTCGCGCCCGGGGACGAGGCCGCGTTCCTCGCCCCCATGCACGTCCGCGCCCTGCCGGGGGTGGGGCCGCGCACCGAGCAGCGCCTCGCCGCCGCCGGCATCACCCGCATCGGGGAGCTCGCGGCCCTCGACGACGAGGGGCTGCGGGCCGTGGCGGGGGGCCGCAACGGCGAGGACCTGCGGCGGCGGGCCCGCGGCATCGACCCGCGGCGGGTCGAGTCGGTGCCGGCGGAGCGCATCTCGATCTCGTCGGAGCGCACGTTCGCCCGCGACGTCCGCGACGGGGTGCAGCTCGAGGCGATCGCCTGCGAGCTGGCGGAGCAGGTCGCCGGGGTGCTGCAGCGGCGCGAGCGGGCCGCCCGCACCGTGACGATCAAGCTCCGGTACGCCGACTTCTCGACCGTCACGCGCGGATGGACGGTGCGGGCCGCCACCGACGACGCCGCCGCCATCCGGCAGACGGCGTGCGCGCTGCTGCGACGTGCCCTCGCCGAGCGCGCCGGGCCGCTGCGGCTGATGGGGGTCGGCGTGTCGGGGCTCAGCTCCGAACGCCAGCTGACGCTCTTCTGA
- a CDS encoding DUF6506 family protein has translation MNGRPSWRCPDEGSAARVAATLADEGVGLIELCGGFGPEGAARVIAAVGGRVPVGTVGFGIESLQGAAAYQRAAEGVSTGAG, from the coding sequence GTGAACGGACGACCCTCGTGGCGGTGCCCCGACGAGGGGTCGGCGGCGCGCGTCGCCGCGACCCTCGCCGACGAGGGGGTCGGGCTCATCGAGCTGTGCGGAGGGTTCGGGCCGGAGGGCGCCGCGCGCGTGATCGCCGCCGTCGGCGGTCGGGTCCCCGTCGGCACGGTCGGCTTCGGGATCGAGTCGCTCCAGGGGGCGGCCGCGTACCAGCGCGCGGCGGAGGGGGTGTCCACCGGCGCGGGGTGA
- a CDS encoding PD-(D/E)XK nuclease family protein, with amino-acid sequence MSAPAPSREALLDAIAAGRRADPLAPVTVISPSHVAALQMRRALAERGPFAAVRFETLPRLAELLGAGRLAAGGRRPLARPIGDHVAERVGYGARPPLTPIADLPGFGRALRRLFARLRRGGLVGGEPPPAGAGPHLAEVMRLYGLWRGEIAGFYDEDDLLDAAADAVDDDPAVAAELGTVHLVPPGPPSAAGRRLLEALGRARGGVAWAAEPVPGDAVRLVLAPDLASEAREAVRAVLVALDRGAAVHEVAILHGADPAYSRPLREAMAAAGVPAAATPGLPLVETPAGRGVLALLEIALEDLSRTAFIDALSVAPMRRELPAGAGTARLRLGRWDRHSRAAGVTHGITRWREGVRALAADRVQQMDDAAREGFDRGWLQEEVDEATELLAVVEALWTRLVELRDERPAADFLRRLGATVAAYLEPDAAGMAEVQAEIERLGTIDAVGGTFTLASFHRALRVNLEAAAIREGRSGEGVLIADHRAAAGLRFGHVVVCGAAEGLLPAGPGADTLVPDAAWAALRADGHPLVEDAALRVERRREAAERAVACGASVVMTCPLYEGAGAHDRYPSPLALEAARRRDPSIATATALREHPATDWLSTPPSPLAAHLRGPAVDAWEAGLRGAVLRVQAGGPAPAGDPLARPLAMLRARRGRTLSEWDGNLSGLNAGDWMRVPGVVSPTRLENYGACGFRFLLSTLLGLRVPDEPSDDETIDPLTRGNLMHRTLEDFFTEARREGRPAVREAWTAADEARAQEILTGHLADARVRGRAGLAVFTRQDERALRADLTTFLLADTEFRRQTGAVPESFEQVMAAEGPRGQRFRGYIDRIDRDPVTGRLEIIDYKTGRKPDDDPSDPFAGGTRLQLPVYLLAAGGAPARASYWYISSRGGFERVGCDSGPDTDARFAATVGAVADGVAAGSFPAVPGEFSEHWVEFANCGHCDFTRICTRGRGEDFARKADDDGVRPWAGVARAAAPEAPGAPEGGGDA; translated from the coding sequence GTGAGCGCGCCCGCCCCGTCCCGGGAGGCCCTGCTCGACGCGATCGCCGCCGGACGCCGCGCGGACCCGCTCGCGCCGGTCACGGTCATCTCCCCCTCCCACGTCGCCGCGCTGCAGATGCGCCGGGCGCTGGCCGAGCGGGGGCCGTTCGCCGCGGTCCGCTTCGAGACGCTCCCCCGCCTGGCCGAGCTGCTCGGCGCCGGCCGCCTCGCCGCCGGGGGCCGACGGCCCCTGGCCCGGCCGATCGGCGACCACGTCGCGGAGCGCGTCGGGTACGGCGCGCGGCCGCCCCTCACCCCGATCGCCGACCTCCCCGGCTTCGGGCGGGCGCTGCGGCGGTTGTTCGCGCGCCTGCGCCGCGGGGGCCTCGTCGGCGGCGAGCCCCCGCCCGCCGGCGCGGGGCCGCACCTGGCGGAGGTCATGCGGCTCTACGGCCTGTGGCGAGGGGAGATCGCCGGCTTCTACGACGAGGACGACCTGCTCGACGCGGCGGCCGACGCGGTCGATGACGACCCGGCGGTCGCGGCGGAGCTCGGGACCGTCCACCTGGTGCCGCCGGGGCCGCCCTCCGCCGCGGGCCGGCGGCTGCTGGAGGCGCTCGGCCGGGCGCGCGGCGGCGTGGCGTGGGCGGCGGAACCCGTGCCGGGCGACGCGGTGCGGCTGGTGCTGGCCCCCGACCTGGCGAGCGAGGCCCGCGAGGCCGTCCGGGCGGTGCTCGTCGCCCTCGACAGGGGAGCCGCCGTCCACGAGGTCGCGATCCTCCACGGCGCCGACCCGGCGTACTCCCGTCCGCTGCGCGAGGCGATGGCCGCCGCCGGCGTCCCCGCCGCCGCGACGCCCGGACTGCCGCTCGTCGAGACACCCGCCGGCCGGGGGGTGCTCGCCCTGTTGGAGATCGCCCTGGAGGACCTCTCCCGCACGGCGTTCATCGACGCCCTCAGCGTCGCCCCGATGCGGCGCGAGCTGCCCGCGGGCGCGGGGACCGCCCGCCTGCGGCTCGGCCGGTGGGACCGCCACTCGCGCGCCGCGGGGGTGACCCACGGCATCACCCGCTGGCGGGAGGGCGTCCGCGCCCTCGCCGCCGACCGCGTGCAGCAGATGGACGACGCCGCCCGCGAGGGGTTCGACCGCGGATGGCTGCAGGAGGAGGTCGACGAGGCGACGGAGCTGCTCGCGGTGGTCGAGGCGCTCTGGACCCGCCTCGTGGAGCTGCGCGATGAACGGCCGGCCGCCGACTTCCTGCGCCGCCTCGGGGCGACGGTCGCGGCGTACCTCGAGCCGGACGCCGCCGGGATGGCGGAGGTGCAGGCCGAGATCGAGCGCCTCGGGACCATCGACGCGGTGGGCGGTACGTTCACGCTCGCGAGCTTCCACCGGGCCCTCCGGGTGAACCTGGAGGCCGCCGCGATTCGCGAGGGACGCTCCGGCGAGGGGGTGCTGATCGCCGACCACCGGGCCGCGGCGGGGCTGCGCTTCGGGCACGTCGTCGTGTGCGGCGCGGCGGAGGGGCTTCTGCCCGCCGGTCCCGGGGCGGACACGCTGGTGCCCGACGCCGCGTGGGCGGCCCTGCGCGCCGACGGCCACCCGCTGGTCGAGGACGCCGCCCTCCGCGTGGAGCGGCGTCGCGAGGCCGCCGAGCGCGCCGTCGCGTGCGGCGCGTCCGTGGTCATGACCTGCCCGCTCTACGAGGGCGCCGGGGCCCACGACCGCTACCCGTCCCCGCTCGCCCTGGAGGCGGCTCGGCGGCGGGACCCGTCGATCGCCACGGCCACCGCCCTGCGGGAGCACCCCGCGACCGACTGGCTCTCCACGCCGCCGTCGCCCCTCGCCGCCCACCTGCGCGGCCCCGCGGTCGACGCGTGGGAGGCGGGGCTGCGGGGCGCCGTGCTGCGGGTGCAGGCGGGCGGCCCCGCCCCGGCGGGGGACCCCCTCGCGCGGCCCCTGGCGATGCTGCGCGCACGGCGGGGGCGGACCCTGTCGGAGTGGGACGGCAACCTGTCGGGCCTCAACGCCGGCGACTGGATGCGCGTGCCGGGGGTCGTGTCGCCGACGCGGCTGGAGAACTACGGCGCCTGCGGCTTCCGGTTCCTGCTCTCGACGCTGCTCGGCCTGCGGGTGCCCGACGAGCCGTCCGACGACGAGACGATCGACCCGCTCACCCGCGGCAACCTGATGCACCGCACCCTCGAGGACTTCTTCACCGAGGCGCGCAGGGAGGGACGGCCGGCGGTGCGGGAGGCGTGGACCGCCGCCGACGAGGCGCGCGCCCAGGAGATCCTCACCGGCCACCTCGCGGACGCCCGGGTGCGGGGACGCGCGGGGCTCGCGGTGTTCACGCGCCAGGACGAGCGGGCGCTGCGCGCCGACCTGACGACGTTCCTGCTGGCCGACACCGAGTTCCGGCGGCAGACGGGCGCCGTGCCCGAGAGCTTCGAGCAGGTGATGGCGGCGGAGGGACCCCGGGGGCAGCGGTTCCGGGGCTACATCGACCGGATCGACCGCGACCCCGTCACGGGGCGCCTCGAGATCATCGACTACAAGACGGGCCGCAAGCCGGACGACGACCCGTCCGACCCGTTCGCCGGGGGCACCCGCCTCCAGCTGCCGGTGTACCTCCTCGCCGCGGGGGGCGCGCCCGCCCGCGCGAGCTACTGGTACATCTCGTCGCGCGGCGGATTCGAGCGGGTGGGCTGCGACTCCGGCCCGGACACCGACGCGCGCTTCGCCGCGACCGTCGGCGCCGTGGCCGACGGCGTCGCCGCCGGGTCGTTCCCGGCGGTGCCGGGCGAGTTCTCGGAGCACTGGGTCGAGTTCGCGAACTGCGGGCACTGCGACTTCACGCGGATCTGCACACGGGGACGCGGCGAGGACTTCGCGCGGAAGGCCGACGACGACGGGGTGCGGCCGTGGGCGGGGGTGGCCCGCGCGGCCGCGCCGGAGGCCCCGGGCGCGCCCGAAGGCGGGGGCGACGCGTGA
- a CDS encoding UvrD-helicase domain-containing protein has protein sequence MTTAAGPDDAARRAIRERLGATMLVEAGAGTGKTRALVDRVVALVASGVPIDRIAAITFTERAAAELRERVRGGLDEIVADPAADPAVARRCAAARDGLDRAQLSTIHAFGQALLRALAAEAAIDPDMTVLDQLAAERRFEERWRGDLERVDPDDDDGRAIDVALGRGLSIGGLRTLGAALAEREDVARAIVAAPPTAPAPRWEVIDEVARDLLAVDCSTVPDEDLCAAHVHALRAAVETLRGVEPWQRDARLPAVTALGLTKMGNRGRAAAWGGRERITHARDTTLAAGARLEALLEASRAEALCGVLPWLARVTLHDAGVRRRAGTLLFGDLILWTRDVLRSDPAARAALRARYDALLIDEFQDTDPWQVDIAEAFASLDDGSLEPGRLFLVGDPKQSIYRFRRADMAVYAAVRARVGDQGGDLPSLTGNRRSRAVVIDWVNGVMEHLFGEIADPALQPPYVPIGADRDTALAGPGVAWMGGPSAERAWDLRTIEAADVAATCRAAIDEGWEVQDRDAAPRPVRLRDIAVLIPARTGLSVLERALRAAGVPFRVEGGSLVFRTQELRDLINCLTAIDDPSDEVAVVGALRSVAFACSDVELARHRRDGFRFNYLAPALDGAPGPVAEGLRCLRDHHLRRHDASLATVVERFVAERRLVEVGLVDTGNRDAYRRARFVLEQARAFEADRPQGLRAFTAWLEERTRGPMLDRDGSGLDDDEDAVRVLTIHASKGLEFPVVILAGIGANPPWAPPPTVSLDAGRVVATVGSKTSLRRLAVGDVTAAEEREADHQRAEGARLLYVAATRARDHLVVSLHHHATRSTRSGAARLIRAGATDLAPRWEPPPVAAGDAPTPLGDLEVTPPAGDHAAARAELVVRARRVRYTSATGIAAATREEALPARGAEGGDEPWARGRGGSRVGRAVHAAIQSLTLASGPAEVDAVAAAQAVAEAVPERAGEVADLVRSALLSEAAMRARQAAGSLREVPFALRRGDVVLEGFIDLVIPTAAGLEIVDWKTDDVGPADVPARLADYRLQAGLYAMGLTEATGMPVARITYVFLRAGVEVSPGDPDDLARAAAGQVTATA, from the coding sequence GTGACGACCGCCGCGGGACCCGACGACGCCGCCCGGCGGGCGATCCGGGAGCGGCTCGGCGCGACGATGCTCGTCGAGGCGGGCGCCGGCACCGGCAAGACGCGGGCGCTGGTGGACCGCGTGGTCGCCCTCGTCGCGAGCGGCGTCCCGATCGACCGCATCGCGGCGATCACCTTCACCGAGCGGGCCGCCGCCGAACTGCGCGAACGGGTGCGCGGCGGGCTCGACGAGATCGTCGCGGACCCCGCGGCGGACCCGGCCGTCGCCCGGCGCTGCGCCGCCGCGCGCGACGGCCTCGACCGCGCCCAGCTCTCCACGATCCACGCGTTCGGGCAGGCACTGCTGCGCGCCCTCGCGGCGGAGGCCGCGATCGACCCGGACATGACGGTGCTCGACCAGCTCGCCGCGGAGCGGCGCTTCGAGGAGCGGTGGCGCGGCGACCTCGAGCGGGTCGACCCCGACGACGACGACGGCCGGGCGATCGACGTCGCGCTCGGCCGCGGCCTGTCGATCGGCGGGCTGCGCACCCTCGGGGCGGCGCTCGCCGAACGGGAGGACGTGGCGCGGGCGATCGTCGCGGCCCCCCCGACGGCCCCGGCCCCGCGGTGGGAGGTGATCGACGAGGTCGCCCGCGACCTGCTCGCCGTCGACTGCAGCACGGTGCCCGACGAGGACCTCTGCGCCGCCCACGTGCACGCCCTGCGGGCCGCCGTCGAGACGTTGCGGGGGGTGGAGCCGTGGCAGCGCGACGCCCGGCTCCCGGCGGTGACCGCCCTCGGCCTGACGAAGATGGGCAACCGCGGCCGGGCGGCCGCGTGGGGCGGGAGGGAGCGGATCACCCACGCCCGCGACACCACCCTCGCGGCGGGCGCGCGGCTGGAGGCGCTGCTGGAGGCCTCCCGCGCCGAGGCGCTCTGCGGCGTGCTGCCGTGGCTCGCCCGGGTGACGCTCCACGACGCCGGGGTCCGCCGGCGCGCCGGCACGCTCCTGTTCGGCGACCTGATCCTCTGGACCCGCGACGTGCTGCGATCCGACCCGGCGGCGCGGGCCGCCCTGCGCGCGCGGTACGACGCCCTGCTGATCGACGAGTTCCAGGACACCGACCCCTGGCAGGTCGACATCGCGGAGGCGTTCGCGTCGCTCGACGACGGGTCGCTCGAGCCGGGGCGGCTGTTCCTCGTCGGCGACCCGAAGCAGTCGATCTACCGCTTCCGGCGGGCGGACATGGCCGTCTACGCCGCGGTGCGGGCACGGGTGGGCGACCAGGGCGGCGACCTGCCGTCGCTCACCGGCAACCGCCGTTCCCGGGCGGTGGTCATCGACTGGGTCAACGGGGTGATGGAGCACCTCTTCGGGGAGATCGCCGACCCGGCCCTGCAGCCCCCCTACGTGCCGATCGGCGCCGACCGCGACACGGCCCTCGCCGGCCCCGGGGTGGCCTGGATGGGTGGCCCGTCGGCGGAGCGCGCCTGGGATCTCCGCACCATCGAGGCCGCCGACGTCGCGGCGACGTGCCGTGCGGCGATCGACGAGGGCTGGGAGGTGCAGGACCGCGACGCCGCGCCCCGCCCCGTCCGGCTGCGGGACATCGCGGTGCTGATCCCGGCGCGCACGGGCCTGAGCGTGCTGGAGCGGGCGTTACGGGCCGCGGGGGTCCCGTTCCGGGTGGAGGGCGGGTCGCTGGTGTTCCGCACCCAGGAGCTGCGGGATCTCATCAACTGCCTCACCGCCATCGACGACCCCAGCGACGAGGTCGCCGTCGTCGGCGCCCTGCGGAGCGTCGCGTTCGCCTGCTCGGACGTCGAGCTGGCGCGGCACCGCCGTGACGGGTTCCGCTTCAACTACCTGGCGCCCGCCCTCGACGGCGCGCCGGGCCCGGTGGCGGAGGGGTTGCGCTGCCTGCGCGACCACCACCTGCGGCGGCACGACGCGTCGCTCGCCACGGTGGTCGAGCGGTTCGTGGCGGAGCGGCGGCTGGTGGAGGTCGGCCTCGTCGACACCGGCAACCGGGACGCCTACCGGCGGGCGCGGTTCGTGCTGGAGCAGGCGCGGGCGTTCGAGGCCGACCGGCCCCAGGGCCTCCGCGCGTTCACGGCGTGGCTGGAGGAGCGCACCCGGGGGCCGATGCTCGACCGGGACGGCTCCGGCCTGGACGACGACGAGGACGCCGTCCGGGTCCTCACGATCCACGCGTCGAAGGGGCTGGAGTTCCCCGTCGTGATCCTCGCGGGCATCGGGGCGAACCCCCCGTGGGCGCCGCCCCCCACGGTGTCGCTGGACGCCGGCCGCGTGGTCGCGACCGTCGGGTCGAAGACGTCGCTGCGCCGCCTCGCCGTCGGCGACGTGACGGCGGCGGAGGAGCGCGAGGCCGACCACCAGCGGGCCGAGGGCGCGCGGCTCCTCTACGTCGCCGCGACCCGGGCGCGGGACCACCTCGTCGTGTCGTTGCACCACCACGCCACGCGGAGCACCCGGAGCGGGGCGGCGCGCCTGATCCGGGCGGGGGCGACGGACCTCGCGCCGCGGTGGGAGCCGCCCCCCGTCGCGGCGGGCGACGCGCCGACGCCGCTCGGTGACCTGGAGGTGACCCCGCCCGCCGGCGACCACGCCGCGGCCCGTGCGGAGCTCGTCGTCCGGGCGCGGCGGGTGCGGTACACGAGCGCGACGGGCATCGCCGCCGCGACCCGCGAGGAGGCGCTTCCGGCGCGGGGCGCGGAGGGCGGCGACGAGCCGTGGGCGCGCGGGCGGGGCGGGTCGCGGGTGGGCCGCGCGGTCCACGCCGCGATCCAGAGCCTGACGCTCGCCTCCGGGCCGGCCGAGGTCGACGCCGTCGCGGCGGCGCAGGCGGTGGCGGAGGCGGTCCCGGAGCGCGCCGGCGAGGTGGCCGACCTGGTGCGGTCGGCGCTGCTGTCGGAGGCCGCGATGCGGGCCCGGCAGGCGGCGGGGTCGCTGCGGGAGGTCCCGTTCGCCCTGCGGCGCGGCGACGTCGTGCTGGAGGGGTTCATCGACCTCGTCATCCCCACCGCCGCCGGGCTCGAGATCGTCGACTGGAAGACCGACGACGTCGGCCCCGCCGACGTCCCCGCCCGGCTCGCCGACTACCGCCTCCAGGCGGGGCTCTACGCCATGGGACTGACGGAGGCGACGGGGATGCCGGTCGCGCGGATCACCTACGTCTTCCTGCGCGCCGGGGTCGAGGTGTCACCCGGCGACCCCGACGACCTCGCCCGCGCCGCGGCCGGTCAGGTGACCGCCACGGCGTAG